In one window of Myxococcus virescens DNA:
- the acs gene encoding acetate--CoA ligase: MAQTQDALIPTKDAFSRKAHVKSLEDYQRLYQRSIQQPEAFWSEMAEQLTWFHKPDAIMDLNAEQVDFSWFGGGKLNAAYNCIDRHATERPGKVAIIWAKNEPGEYESITYRDLQHHVGRVANVLKAHGVRKGDRVCIYLPMVPELAYTMLACARIGAVHSVVFAGFSSEALRERILDSGAKVLITANEGPRGPKFVPTKAIADEAVEGLSLVESILVVRRTGKEVPMLAGRDYWLDAEMAKHRGVCPAEWMDSEDPLFILYTSGSTGKPKGVLHTTGGYLVYAATTFRYVFDIQPEDVYFCAADLGWVTGHSYILYGPLMNGTTTVMFESTPTYPDAGRLWRVVDDLEATILYTAPTALRSLIKEGDAWVKKSSRQSLRLLGSVGEPINPEVWRWYHDVVGESRCPVVDTWWQTETGGILIAPLPGATPTKPGSATLPFFGVEPVLVDDEGRVIEGNGVSGNLCLARSWPGQARTLYGHHQRFKETYYARFPNLYFTGDGCRRDEDGYYWITGRVDDVLNVSGHRLGTAEVESALVAHEAVAEAAVVGFPHDLKGTGVCAFVTVKPDWQESASEQMVGALKEQVRHVIGPIATPDRVVLVNGLPKTRSGKILRRMLRKIASGEVENLGDASTLADPSVLDELLAKATPPQAKR, translated from the coding sequence ATGGCCCAGACGCAGGACGCGCTCATTCCCACGAAGGACGCCTTCAGCCGCAAAGCCCACGTGAAGAGCCTGGAGGACTACCAGCGCCTCTACCAGCGCAGCATCCAGCAGCCCGAGGCCTTCTGGAGCGAGATGGCCGAACAGCTCACCTGGTTCCACAAGCCAGACGCCATCATGGACCTGAACGCGGAGCAGGTGGACTTCTCCTGGTTCGGCGGCGGCAAGCTCAACGCGGCCTACAACTGCATCGACCGGCACGCCACGGAGCGCCCCGGCAAGGTCGCCATCATCTGGGCGAAGAACGAGCCGGGCGAGTACGAATCCATCACCTACCGCGACCTCCAGCACCACGTGGGCCGCGTGGCCAACGTGCTGAAGGCGCACGGGGTGCGCAAGGGCGACCGCGTCTGTATCTACCTGCCCATGGTGCCGGAGCTGGCCTACACCATGCTCGCGTGCGCGCGCATCGGCGCGGTGCACTCCGTGGTCTTCGCCGGCTTCTCATCGGAGGCCCTGCGCGAACGGATTCTCGACTCCGGCGCCAAGGTGCTCATCACCGCCAACGAAGGGCCTCGCGGCCCGAAGTTCGTGCCCACCAAGGCCATCGCGGACGAGGCCGTGGAGGGCCTGTCCCTGGTGGAGTCCATCCTCGTGGTGCGCCGCACGGGCAAGGAAGTGCCCATGCTCGCCGGCCGCGACTACTGGCTGGACGCGGAGATGGCGAAGCACCGCGGCGTCTGTCCCGCGGAGTGGATGGACTCCGAGGATCCGCTCTTCATCCTCTACACCTCCGGCTCCACGGGGAAGCCCAAGGGCGTGCTGCACACCACCGGCGGCTATCTCGTCTACGCGGCCACCACGTTCCGCTACGTCTTCGACATCCAGCCGGAGGACGTCTACTTCTGCGCGGCGGACCTGGGCTGGGTCACCGGACACAGCTACATCCTCTACGGGCCGCTGATGAACGGCACCACCACGGTGATGTTCGAGTCCACGCCCACCTACCCGGACGCGGGGCGGCTGTGGCGCGTGGTGGACGACCTCGAGGCCACCATTCTCTACACCGCCCCCACCGCGCTGCGCTCGCTCATCAAGGAGGGTGACGCGTGGGTGAAGAAGTCCTCGCGCCAGTCGCTGCGCCTCCTGGGCAGCGTGGGCGAGCCCATCAACCCGGAGGTGTGGCGCTGGTACCACGACGTCGTGGGCGAAAGCCGCTGCCCGGTGGTGGACACGTGGTGGCAGACGGAGACGGGCGGCATCCTGATTGCCCCGCTGCCGGGAGCCACGCCCACCAAGCCGGGCTCCGCCACCCTGCCCTTCTTCGGCGTGGAGCCCGTGCTGGTGGACGACGAGGGCCGCGTCATCGAAGGCAACGGCGTCAGCGGCAACCTGTGTCTGGCGCGCTCGTGGCCGGGACAGGCCCGCACGCTGTACGGCCACCACCAGCGCTTCAAGGAGACGTACTACGCGCGCTTCCCCAACCTGTACTTCACCGGTGACGGGTGCCGCCGCGATGAGGACGGGTACTACTGGATTACCGGCCGCGTGGATGACGTGCTCAACGTCTCCGGGCACCGCCTGGGCACCGCCGAGGTGGAGAGCGCGCTGGTGGCCCATGAGGCCGTCGCCGAGGCCGCGGTGGTGGGCTTCCCGCACGACCTCAAGGGCACGGGCGTGTGCGCATTCGTCACGGTGAAGCCGGACTGGCAGGAGTCCGCCTCCGAGCAGATGGTGGGCGCGCTCAAGGAGCAGGTTCGGCATGTCATTGGCCCCATCGCCACGCCGGACCGGGTGGTGCTGGTCAACGGCCTGCCGAAGACCCGCTCCGGGAAGATTCTGCGCCGCATGCTCCGCAAGATTGCCTCGGGCGAGGTGGAGAACCTGGGTGACGCCAGCACCCTGGCGGACCCGTCGGTGCTCGACGAACTGCTCGCGAAGGCCACGCCCCCACAGGCGAAGCGCTGA
- a CDS encoding DUF485 domain-containing protein, with product MSTNPNEEALEALAAARWRVAGVLTVTTLVAYLGFILLVAFDKPLMGQQLVPGLSIGILLGALVIVAAWALTGIYMLWANGKYDRALHQLRGGK from the coding sequence ATGTCCACGAATCCGAATGAGGAAGCGCTGGAAGCGCTCGCGGCGGCGCGCTGGCGCGTGGCCGGCGTGCTCACCGTGACGACGCTGGTGGCGTACCTGGGCTTCATCCTGCTGGTGGCGTTCGACAAGCCGCTCATGGGGCAGCAGCTCGTCCCCGGCCTGTCCATTGGCATCCTGCTGGGCGCGCTGGTCATCGTCGCGGCCTGGGCGCTGACGGGCATCTACATGCTGTGGGCGAACGGGAAGTACGACCGCGCCCTGCACCAACTCCGCGGTGGGAAGTGA
- a CDS encoding sodium:solute symporter family transporter, whose product MNTAETTTQLGQPNATAILFFLLFVGVTLAITYWAARKTKTTSEFFAAGGGVSAAQNGFALAGDYMSAASFLGIAGLVATSGFDGLIYSVGWLVGWPVVTFLIAEPLRNLGKYTFADVVAYRLKQTPVRLSAAVGTLTVVSFYLIAQMVGAGNLIHLLFGLSYEMAVVIVGAVMILYVLFGGMIATTWVQIVKAVLLLAGATGLAGMVLSRFGFSPLRLFNEAATQYGAEVLAPGKLVNNPLEAISLGVALMFGTAGLPHILMRFYTVPDAKAARSSVFYATGLIGYFYLVTFILGFGASVLVGRQAITGVDKGGNMAAPMLAEVVGGTGFLGFISAVAFATILAVVAGLTLSGAAALSHDLWSSVVRKGQAPEAEQLKVARLASLFLGVLAIILGVAFKGQNVAFMVGLAFAIAASANFPALLLSMAWKKFTTNGAVASMLTGAISSVLFIFLSPTVQVDLLGNTSALFPLRNPGVITIPLAFIVGAAVSLLFPEHESAARFAEVKHRMHVGVPQPVPAVAAVASKPADGPPRPAATGSEAKA is encoded by the coding sequence ATGAACACCGCAGAAACGACGACGCAGCTCGGCCAGCCGAACGCGACGGCCATCCTGTTCTTCCTCCTCTTCGTCGGCGTCACCCTGGCGATTACGTACTGGGCGGCGCGCAAGACGAAGACGACCTCGGAGTTCTTCGCCGCGGGCGGCGGCGTGAGCGCGGCGCAGAACGGCTTCGCGCTCGCGGGCGACTACATGAGCGCCGCCAGCTTCCTGGGCATCGCGGGCCTGGTGGCCACGTCCGGCTTCGACGGGCTCATCTACTCCGTGGGCTGGCTGGTGGGCTGGCCCGTGGTGACGTTCCTCATCGCCGAGCCCCTGCGCAACCTGGGCAAGTACACCTTCGCGGACGTGGTGGCCTACCGGCTGAAGCAGACGCCAGTGCGCCTGTCCGCGGCGGTGGGCACGCTCACCGTGGTCAGCTTCTACCTGATTGCGCAGATGGTGGGCGCCGGCAACCTCATCCACCTGCTGTTCGGCCTGTCCTACGAGATGGCGGTCGTCATCGTGGGCGCGGTGATGATTCTCTACGTGCTCTTCGGCGGGATGATTGCCACCACGTGGGTGCAGATCGTCAAGGCGGTGCTGCTGCTGGCGGGCGCCACGGGGCTCGCGGGCATGGTGCTGTCCAGGTTCGGCTTCAGCCCGCTGCGGCTCTTCAACGAAGCCGCCACCCAATACGGCGCGGAGGTGCTGGCACCTGGGAAGCTGGTGAACAACCCGCTGGAGGCCATCTCCCTGGGCGTGGCGCTGATGTTCGGCACCGCGGGCCTGCCGCACATCCTGATGCGCTTCTACACGGTGCCGGACGCGAAGGCGGCGCGCAGCAGCGTCTTCTACGCCACGGGGCTCATCGGCTACTTCTACCTGGTGACGTTCATCCTGGGCTTCGGCGCGTCCGTGCTGGTGGGCCGTCAGGCGATTACCGGCGTGGACAAGGGCGGCAACATGGCGGCGCCCATGCTCGCCGAAGTCGTGGGTGGCACGGGCTTCCTGGGCTTCATCTCCGCCGTCGCCTTCGCCACGATTCTGGCGGTGGTGGCCGGCCTGACGCTGTCCGGCGCGGCGGCGCTGTCCCATGACTTGTGGTCCAGCGTGGTGCGCAAGGGCCAGGCCCCCGAGGCGGAGCAGCTCAAGGTGGCCCGGCTGGCCAGCCTCTTCCTGGGCGTCCTGGCCATCATCCTGGGCGTGGCCTTCAAGGGGCAGAACGTGGCCTTCATGGTGGGGCTGGCCTTCGCCATCGCGGCGAGCGCCAACTTCCCGGCGCTGCTCCTGTCCATGGCCTGGAAGAAGTTCACCACGAATGGCGCGGTGGCCAGCATGCTGACGGGCGCCATCAGCTCGGTGCTCTTCATCTTCCTGTCCCCCACGGTGCAGGTGGACCTCCTGGGCAACACGTCCGCGCTGTTCCCCCTGCGCAACCCAGGCGTCATCACCATTCCCCTGGCCTTCATCGTGGGCGCGGCGGTGTCGCTGCTCTTCCCCGAGCACGAGTCCGCCGCCCGCTTCGCCGAGGTGAAGCACCGGATGCACGTGGGGGTGCCCCAGCCGGTTCCCGCGGTGGCCGCCGTGGCCTCGAAGCCCGCGGATGGGCCGCCCCGCCCCGCCGCCACGGGCAGCGAGGCCAAGGCCTGA
- a CDS encoding ion transporter, protein MSNASEQGPTEGLRGRLHEIIFEAETPAGRAFDVGLLWAILFSIIAVMLESVASVRARYGSVLLGVEWFFTGLFTLEYLLRLFSVSKPLRYARSFFGLVDLLAILPTFLSVLLPGAQSLLVIRVLRLLRVFRVLKLTHLLGQAEVLLTALRASRPKIIVFLGTVLTIVVIMGALMYVVEGQENGFDSIPRAMYWAIVTVTTVGFGDITPKTVPGQFIASILMVMGYGIIAVPTGIVSVELAAATRHAVDNRACPACGQQGHDLDAHFCKHCGHGL, encoded by the coding sequence GTGTCCAACGCCTCAGAGCAGGGCCCCACCGAGGGCCTCCGCGGTCGGTTGCACGAAATCATCTTCGAGGCGGAGACGCCCGCGGGCAGGGCATTCGACGTCGGCCTCCTGTGGGCCATCCTCTTCAGCATCATCGCGGTGATGCTGGAGAGCGTCGCCTCCGTGCGAGCCCGGTACGGGAGCGTGCTGCTCGGCGTCGAGTGGTTCTTCACGGGCCTGTTCACCCTGGAGTACCTGCTCCGGCTCTTCTCCGTCAGCAAGCCGCTGCGTTACGCCCGCAGCTTCTTCGGGCTGGTGGACTTGCTGGCGATCCTGCCCACCTTCCTGAGCGTGCTTCTCCCCGGGGCGCAATCCCTGCTGGTGATTCGGGTGCTGCGGCTGCTGCGCGTCTTCCGCGTGCTCAAGCTGACGCACCTGCTCGGACAGGCGGAGGTGCTGCTCACCGCGCTGCGCGCCAGCCGCCCGAAAATCATCGTCTTCCTGGGTACGGTGCTGACCATCGTCGTCATCATGGGCGCGCTGATGTACGTGGTGGAGGGCCAGGAAAACGGCTTCGACAGCATCCCCCGCGCCATGTACTGGGCCATCGTCACCGTGACGACGGTGGGCTTTGGCGACATCACGCCCAAGACAGTGCCGGGGCAGTTCATCGCCTCCATTCTGATGGTGATGGGCTACGGCATCATCGCGGTGCCCACGGGCATCGTCTCCGTGGAGCTGGCCGCCGCCACGCGGCACGCGGTGGACAACCGGGCATGCCCCGCCTGTGGCCAGCAGGGGCATGACTTGGATGCGCATTTCTGCAAGCACTGCGGCCACGGGCTCTAG
- a CDS encoding MBL fold metallo-hydrolase has translation MLFRQLFDTTSSTYTYLLGDEERETALLIDPVAEKLDRDLTLLRELGLSLTHVLDTHVHADHVTASGLLRARTGAKVVGGIAGAPCADIHVKHGDTLRAGTFTLQVLATPGHTDDSVSYLLGDRVFTGDALLIRGNGRTDFQNGNAGTLYDSITRVLFALPDETLVYPAHDYKGLTVTTIGEEKRHNPRVAGRSRDGFIQLMNNLGLPKPKLIDVAVPANRACGLTAPVRAQGSLTH, from the coding sequence ATGCTCTTCCGCCAGCTCTTCGACACGACGTCGTCGACGTACACCTATCTGCTTGGGGACGAGGAGCGAGAAACGGCACTCCTCATCGACCCCGTCGCGGAGAAGCTCGACCGGGACCTCACGCTGCTGCGGGAGCTTGGCCTCTCCCTCACCCATGTGCTCGACACGCACGTGCACGCGGACCATGTCACTGCGTCTGGCCTGCTTCGGGCTCGCACGGGCGCCAAGGTGGTGGGTGGCATCGCCGGGGCACCCTGCGCTGACATCCACGTGAAGCATGGCGACACGCTGCGCGCCGGGACCTTCACGCTCCAGGTGCTCGCGACGCCGGGCCACACGGATGACAGCGTGAGCTACCTGCTGGGAGACCGTGTCTTCACCGGGGATGCCCTGCTCATCCGGGGCAATGGCAGGACAGACTTCCAGAATGGGAACGCCGGCACCCTGTATGACTCCATCACCCGAGTGCTGTTCGCGCTTCCCGATGAGACGCTCGTGTACCCGGCCCATGACTACAAAGGGCTGACGGTGACGACCATCGGCGAGGAGAAGCGACACAACCCACGCGTGGCCGGCCGGAGCCGCGACGGCTTCATCCAGCTCATGAACAACCTGGGCCTGCCGAAGCCCAAGCTCATCGACGTGGCGGTTCCCGCCAACCGCGCTTGTGGACTGACGGCACCGGTCCGCGCGCAAGGCAGCCTCACACATTGA
- a CDS encoding HsdM family class I SAM-dependent methyltransferase: MPRTAHRPLEVDEEKLVLQFPSLDRKAVGAFFTPAPLAERTLALALQHVGGGPLTVVDPSCGAGAFLTAASRLRPGVRLCGLELDPEVARLCQARVPEATVRAGDALRDGLEPLLATIPPDHQELWVGNPPYNGTSSVLKDPGTYARLRALLPLALMPGTSLRDDFAFFLLVAAHRLATRPGALAFIIPASFLDAFMYAPLRQSLLETLSLREVVDLGPGAFAGTQVRTCITVWSSLPGPHPAPRFERRGIGQHFTPEPPEWRLAPTAPEASALDARWRERGEPLTRLVPVSLPGVKTRFDELLVDADPERLLTRVKDFAATPEEALPEFAKAHGLPEELLPKLRALKAGPPLEVDASYIRPFYRYGGARHRGSVPPEARAYCYLDRRLVPRGDHRLRGPYDPHLGAVKLLFNVRELPLSAALLEDEGCVHDHRHARFAPLYVPQRLRDEGLGLTRSVKTRDELGPLVPNLSPRGLAWAERLGGPLPAFQALVRFLNGAEVQGIWAPAFGASRVVPVPLAEE, encoded by the coding sequence ATGCCTCGCACCGCGCATAGGCCGCTGGAAGTGGATGAGGAGAAGCTCGTCCTTCAATTCCCCAGCCTGGACCGTAAGGCCGTGGGTGCGTTCTTCACGCCGGCACCGCTGGCGGAACGCACCCTCGCGCTCGCGCTCCAGCACGTAGGCGGAGGCCCCCTCACCGTTGTCGACCCCTCGTGCGGCGCGGGCGCCTTCCTCACCGCCGCTTCGCGGCTGCGGCCCGGCGTCCGGCTCTGTGGCCTCGAGTTGGACCCCGAGGTCGCCCGCCTCTGCCAGGCCCGCGTGCCCGAGGCCACTGTGCGCGCGGGAGACGCGCTGCGAGACGGACTGGAGCCCCTGCTCGCCACCATTCCGCCGGACCACCAGGAGCTGTGGGTGGGCAACCCGCCCTACAACGGCACCTCCTCCGTGCTGAAGGACCCGGGCACCTATGCGCGGCTGCGCGCCCTGCTCCCACTGGCGCTGATGCCTGGCACCAGCCTGCGAGACGACTTCGCCTTCTTCCTCCTGGTGGCCGCGCACCGGCTGGCCACCCGTCCCGGCGCGCTCGCCTTCATCATCCCCGCGAGCTTCCTCGACGCCTTCATGTACGCGCCGCTGCGCCAGTCGCTGCTGGAGACACTCTCCCTGCGCGAGGTGGTGGACCTGGGCCCCGGCGCCTTCGCGGGCACCCAGGTGCGGACCTGCATCACCGTGTGGAGTTCTCTCCCGGGCCCCCACCCCGCCCCGCGCTTCGAGCGGCGCGGCATCGGACAACACTTCACCCCCGAGCCCCCCGAGTGGCGGCTCGCCCCCACCGCGCCCGAGGCGTCCGCCCTGGATGCCCGCTGGAGAGAGCGTGGAGAGCCCCTGACGCGGCTCGTCCCCGTCAGCCTCCCCGGCGTGAAGACACGCTTCGACGAGCTGCTGGTGGACGCGGACCCGGAGCGGCTCCTCACCCGCGTGAAGGACTTCGCGGCCACGCCCGAAGAAGCCCTGCCCGAGTTCGCGAAGGCCCACGGCCTGCCCGAAGAGCTGCTGCCCAAGCTGCGCGCATTGAAGGCCGGTCCGCCGCTGGAGGTGGACGCCAGCTACATACGGCCCTTCTACCGCTACGGCGGCGCGCGCCACCGCGGCAGCGTGCCCCCCGAGGCCCGCGCCTACTGCTACCTGGACCGGCGGCTCGTCCCCCGCGGTGACCACCGGCTGCGCGGCCCCTACGACCCGCACCTGGGCGCGGTGAAGCTGCTCTTCAACGTGCGAGAGCTGCCCTTGTCGGCCGCGCTGCTGGAAGACGAAGGCTGCGTGCATGACCACCGCCACGCGCGCTTCGCCCCGCTCTACGTGCCGCAGCGCCTGCGCGACGAGGGGCTGGGCCTCACCCGGTCCGTGAAGACACGGGACGAACTGGGCCCGCTGGTGCCCAACCTCTCTCCCCGGGGCCTGGCATGGGCCGAACGCCTGGGCGGCCCCCTGCCCGCCTTCCAGGCCCTGGTCCGCTTCCTCAACGGGGCGGAAGTCCAAGGCATCTGGGCGCCCGCCTTTGGTGCCTCCCGCGTCGTGCCCGTGCCCCTCGCGGAGGAGTGA
- a CDS encoding superoxide dismutase family protein, protein MKIRALLTAAALTAALPALAQEGAGTPPPADKKTPPKGQTAKAQVKDSEGKDVGEITLEQTKQGILIKGKLSNLPPGQHAFHIHEVGKCEGPAFTTAGGHFNPSKKAHGLLAPKGKHHGDLPNLYVAQDGTVQFDIFSQNGLTVKSLFDKDGSAMVVHAKEDDYHTDPTGDAGGRIACGVVEKT, encoded by the coding sequence ATGAAGATTCGAGCCCTGCTCACCGCCGCCGCACTGACCGCCGCCCTCCCCGCACTGGCTCAGGAGGGCGCGGGCACGCCGCCGCCAGCGGACAAGAAGACGCCGCCCAAGGGCCAGACGGCCAAGGCCCAGGTGAAGGACTCCGAGGGCAAGGACGTGGGCGAAATCACCCTCGAGCAGACCAAGCAAGGCATCCTCATCAAGGGCAAGCTGAGCAACCTGCCGCCGGGCCAGCACGCCTTCCACATCCATGAAGTGGGCAAGTGCGAGGGGCCCGCCTTCACCACGGCGGGCGGCCACTTCAACCCCAGCAAGAAGGCCCACGGCCTGCTGGCGCCCAAGGGCAAGCACCACGGCGACCTGCCCAACCTCTACGTGGCCCAGGACGGCACGGTGCAGTTCGACATTTTTTCGCAGAACGGCCTCACCGTGAAGTCGCTGTTCGACAAGGACGGCTCCGCGATGGTGGTGCACGCCAAGGAGGACGACTACCACACCGACCCGACGGGCGACGCGGGCGGCCGCATCGCCTGCGGCGTGGTGGAGAAGACCTAG
- a CDS encoding glutamine amidotransferase: MNSPTFNAWKLVTLSPLPPWALVLLALGLVLGVALAAWGVRREPSRGRRVLLWALRVGAGVAALFFLLEPGIRHLQVARMKNRVAVLVDRSASMSFPAEVGGRSRSEEVAAFLERAAPRLAELQDRFTVELYGFDPELAPATPETLMTPARAGTTDLLSAVRAAAGAGQGSRKLSGVLLFSDGADNTELKAGVVGRARAALADLNVPVSTFTVGQETLRDVAVEGLKVDDFAFVRNSLTVEVEIHGRGFAGQDIPVVLSQEGKTVASKVVRMESADDVKPVAFTFTPDQTGRFVYTVTVPTFPGEAVADNNTRSFTLKVIRDRVRVLLVVGRPSWDERYLRGLLRQDANVDLVSFYILRTLSDDPGVVNDQRELSLIPFPMEEIFDTKLDTFDVVIFQNFGHADPSLSIAEYERNLERYVHNGGAFVMIGGDSVLGEGRATMPTLMEALPVAAAGPANLDAFKPRLTPEGLRHPVTGIGMGAASTEAAWAELPPIPGANLTQARPGATVLLDHPHLTVGGKNAPLVAVWDYGRGRSLVMATDASWYWAFAAHKHGSPSRAYDRFWGNALRWLVRDPDLTTLKVTADPPSVEPGRPVGVVVQARMADYQPAQDAQVRVELFSVATQKPVAVQTGTTGTDGVVRLEFEPPAPGPYKLLASAKKGETDLGKGEDAVAVRAVGPELSDASVRPELMAQIAKETGGKSYTLPQDGLPDVPLLDPPVVEVGRARDQPLWDRWYYLVALIALLGAEWFARRRFGYV; the protein is encoded by the coding sequence ATGAATTCCCCCACGTTCAACGCCTGGAAGCTCGTCACCCTCTCGCCATTGCCACCGTGGGCGCTGGTCCTGCTCGCCCTGGGGTTGGTGCTGGGCGTGGCGCTGGCCGCCTGGGGCGTGCGCCGGGAGCCCTCGCGCGGGCGCCGGGTCCTGCTCTGGGCCCTGCGTGTCGGCGCCGGCGTGGCCGCGCTCTTCTTCCTGCTGGAGCCCGGCATCCGTCACCTGCAGGTGGCGCGCATGAAGAACCGCGTCGCGGTGCTGGTGGACCGCTCCGCGTCCATGAGCTTCCCCGCGGAGGTGGGCGGACGCTCTCGCTCCGAGGAAGTGGCCGCGTTCCTGGAACGGGCCGCGCCGCGCCTGGCGGAGCTTCAGGACCGCTTCACGGTGGAGCTGTACGGCTTCGACCCGGAGCTGGCGCCGGCGACGCCGGAGACGCTGATGACGCCCGCGCGCGCGGGCACCACGGACCTGCTCTCGGCGGTGCGCGCCGCGGCGGGGGCGGGGCAGGGCTCGCGCAAGCTGTCCGGGGTGCTGCTGTTCAGCGACGGCGCGGACAACACCGAGCTCAAGGCGGGCGTGGTGGGCCGGGCGCGCGCGGCGCTGGCGGACCTGAACGTCCCCGTCTCCACCTTCACCGTGGGGCAGGAGACGCTGAGGGATGTCGCCGTGGAGGGGCTGAAGGTGGATGACTTCGCCTTCGTGCGCAACTCGCTCACCGTGGAGGTGGAGATTCACGGCCGCGGCTTCGCGGGGCAGGACATCCCCGTGGTGCTGAGTCAGGAAGGCAAGACGGTCGCCAGCAAGGTGGTGCGGATGGAGTCCGCGGACGACGTGAAGCCCGTGGCCTTCACCTTCACCCCGGACCAGACGGGGCGCTTCGTCTACACCGTGACGGTGCCCACCTTCCCGGGCGAGGCCGTGGCGGACAACAACACGCGCTCCTTCACGCTGAAGGTGATTCGGGACCGCGTGCGCGTGCTGCTGGTGGTGGGACGGCCCTCCTGGGACGAGCGCTACCTGCGTGGCCTCTTGCGCCAGGACGCCAACGTGGACCTGGTGTCCTTCTACATCCTGCGCACGCTGTCGGACGACCCGGGCGTGGTGAACGACCAGCGCGAGCTGTCCCTCATCCCGTTCCCCATGGAGGAGATTTTCGACACGAAGCTGGACACCTTCGACGTCGTCATCTTCCAGAACTTCGGGCACGCGGACCCGTCGCTCTCCATCGCCGAGTACGAGCGCAACCTGGAGCGCTACGTCCACAACGGCGGCGCCTTCGTGATGATTGGCGGCGACAGTGTGCTGGGCGAAGGCCGCGCCACCATGCCCACGCTGATGGAGGCGCTGCCTGTGGCGGCCGCGGGCCCCGCCAACCTGGACGCCTTCAAGCCGCGCCTGACGCCCGAGGGCCTGCGCCACCCGGTGACGGGCATTGGCATGGGCGCCGCCAGCACGGAGGCCGCGTGGGCGGAGCTGCCGCCCATCCCTGGCGCCAACCTGACGCAGGCGCGTCCGGGGGCCACGGTGCTGCTGGACCACCCGCACCTGACGGTGGGCGGGAAGAACGCGCCGCTGGTGGCCGTGTGGGACTACGGCCGGGGCCGCTCGCTGGTGATGGCCACGGACGCCTCCTGGTACTGGGCCTTCGCGGCGCACAAGCACGGCTCGCCCAGCCGCGCGTATGACCGCTTCTGGGGCAACGCGCTGCGGTGGCTGGTGAGGGACCCGGACCTGACGACGCTGAAGGTGACGGCGGACCCGCCGTCCGTGGAGCCGGGCCGGCCCGTGGGCGTCGTGGTGCAGGCGCGGATGGCGGACTACCAGCCGGCGCAGGACGCGCAGGTGCGGGTGGAGCTCTTCTCCGTCGCCACGCAGAAGCCGGTGGCGGTGCAGACGGGCACCACGGGGACGGACGGCGTGGTGCGGCTGGAGTTCGAGCCCCCCGCGCCCGGGCCCTACAAGCTGCTGGCCTCCGCGAAGAAGGGCGAGACGGACCTGGGCAAGGGCGAGGACGCGGTGGCCGTGCGCGCCGTGGGGCCCGAGCTGTCGGACGCGTCCGTGCGGCCGGAGTTGATGGCGCAGATTGCGAAGGAGACGGGCGGCAAGTCATACACGCTGCCGCAGGACGGCCTTCCGGATGTGCCGCTGCTGGACCCGCCGGTGGTGGAGGTGGGCCGCGCCAGGGACCAGCCGCTGTGGGACCGCTGGTACTACCTGGTGGCGCTCATCGCGCTGCTGGGCGCGGAGTGGTTCGCCCGCCGGCGCTTCGGCTACGTGTGA
- a CDS encoding DUF4159 domain-containing protein, producing MSARRLTRRNLLLGTAALAPLLARRAHAFGEKNRFIPAVARHKGRWDTRLSGLRRITWELQRRTSVEVVPDARPFPLSSPDLFEYPFLYFGGEGEFPPLEEAEVANLRRYLTYGGFMLADANDASDGAGFDASFRREMARVLPQSPLAEVPSKHVVFKSFFLLDAAPGRVLNKPQLMGCNLGKRAAVLYSQNDLAGAWSRNESGDYEFDVSPGGEPQRELAVRLGINVCMYALCLDYKDDAVHLPLILNKRR from the coding sequence ATGTCCGCGCGGCGTCTGACCCGTCGAAACCTCCTGCTCGGCACCGCCGCGCTCGCCCCACTGCTGGCGCGGCGGGCGCATGCCTTCGGTGAGAAGAACCGCTTCATCCCCGCCGTGGCCCGTCACAAGGGCCGCTGGGATACACGGCTGTCCGGGCTGCGCCGCATCACCTGGGAGCTCCAGCGCCGCACCTCCGTGGAGGTCGTGCCGGACGCGCGCCCGTTTCCGCTCAGTTCACCGGACCTCTTCGAATACCCGTTCCTCTACTTCGGCGGCGAGGGAGAGTTTCCCCCGCTGGAGGAGGCGGAGGTGGCCAACCTGCGCCGCTACCTGACGTACGGCGGCTTCATGCTCGCGGACGCCAACGACGCCAGCGACGGGGCCGGCTTCGACGCGTCCTTCCGCCGGGAGATGGCGCGGGTGCTGCCGCAGAGCCCGCTGGCCGAGGTGCCGTCGAAGCACGTGGTGTTCAAGTCCTTCTTCCTGCTGGACGCGGCGCCAGGGCGGGTGCTCAACAAGCCTCAGTTGATGGGCTGCAACCTGGGCAAGCGCGCCGCGGTGCTGTACTCGCAGAACGACTTGGCCGGGGCATGGAGCCGCAACGAGTCGGGTGACTACGAGTTCGACGTCTCGCCGGGTGGCGAGCCCCAGCGCGAGCTGGCGGTACGGCTGGGCATCAACGTGTGCATGTATGCCCTCTGCCTGGACTACAAGGACGATGCCGTCCACCTGCCGCTCATCCTCAACAAGCGGCGCTGA